A window of Haliscomenobacter hydrossis DSM 1100 contains these coding sequences:
- a CDS encoding outer membrane beta-barrel protein, with product MKDFVDDLYKRASEEPDIPFNEQAWERMEDKLAHAERKRRRGLFWLFFAVFMALGVGLIWGIQATSTPPKPERQKFNGPIANESTKKVPENKAELKPKVLQPPSAQQESMDLAEEKNHAASRDEAAVSSTTRKNHSASKNPRLFTSRKQGPQQVGKHNLNKTTVPIAPKDLQSANTNEDLAVLPTTTDKNLLVDSTATSKGQEAFDAFSTVAQAWPDLPLRSDSLKSEALLAFAVTPFQENIPPLRAKNNTWGLGFSAGPDLAAVNANGQTANGLNAGIAIDYRLGKRLVFQASGQYLLKNYVADEREYVAPKGFWTNKAYPYSTEGTCDMLQWSFDARYNWLVRPKWNSFVLIGSSSWTILKEEYEFYYKSYTHGQVNEWHSTKDKNYWLSLAQLGIGIEKNLRPGLSLQINWFGQIPFQGVGNGKVEIYSSGIGFMLHKQLGKP from the coding sequence ATGAAGGATTTTGTAGATGATTTGTACAAGCGGGCTTCAGAAGAACCAGACATCCCATTCAACGAACAGGCTTGGGAGCGGATGGAAGACAAACTGGCACATGCGGAGCGCAAGCGCCGACGTGGTTTGTTCTGGCTGTTCTTTGCCGTGTTTATGGCATTGGGCGTTGGTCTGATTTGGGGCATTCAAGCTACATCTACCCCACCAAAGCCTGAACGTCAAAAATTCAATGGCCCGATTGCCAATGAGTCTACCAAAAAAGTGCCAGAAAATAAAGCTGAGCTCAAACCAAAAGTATTGCAGCCCCCATCGGCCCAGCAAGAATCCATGGACTTGGCCGAAGAAAAAAACCATGCCGCTTCGAGAGATGAGGCTGCCGTTTCATCAACTACCCGCAAAAATCATTCAGCCTCCAAGAATCCACGCTTGTTTACATCCCGAAAGCAAGGTCCTCAACAGGTTGGAAAACACAACCTGAACAAAACAACTGTTCCCATTGCGCCCAAGGATCTGCAAAGTGCCAATACAAACGAAGACCTTGCTGTTTTACCGACCACCACGGACAAAAACTTGCTTGTAGATTCCACGGCCACCAGCAAAGGTCAAGAGGCTTTTGATGCTTTCAGCACCGTTGCTCAAGCCTGGCCCGATTTACCTTTGCGATCCGATTCATTAAAATCGGAAGCATTGCTTGCTTTTGCAGTTACACCTTTCCAGGAGAATATTCCTCCCCTGCGAGCAAAAAACAACACCTGGGGATTAGGATTCAGTGCCGGCCCTGACCTTGCTGCGGTGAATGCCAACGGGCAAACTGCCAATGGATTGAATGCCGGAATTGCCATTGATTATCGACTGGGAAAACGACTGGTTTTCCAGGCTTCTGGCCAGTATTTGCTCAAAAACTATGTCGCGGATGAGCGCGAATATGTCGCACCGAAAGGGTTTTGGACCAATAAAGCGTACCCCTACTCCACCGAAGGAACTTGTGACATGTTGCAATGGAGTTTTGATGCCCGCTATAACTGGCTCGTACGGCCCAAATGGAATTCTTTTGTCCTGATTGGCTCTTCTTCCTGGACCATCTTAAAGGAGGAATACGAGTTCTATTACAAATCCTACACCCATGGTCAGGTCAATGAATGGCACAGTACCAAAGACAAAAACTATTGGTTGTCGCTGGCGCAGTTGGGCATCGGGATTGAAAAAAATCTCCGCCCGGGACTGAGTTTGCAAATCAATTGGTTTGGGCAAATTCCTTTCCAGGGTGTTGGGAATGGCAAAGTTGAAATTTATTCCAGTGGCATTGGTTTTATGTTGCATAAACAATTGGGAAAGCCATAA
- a CDS encoding Crp/Fnr family transcriptional regulator has protein sequence MELILQNIAKHIQLNEAESHAFMELLERRTLKPKQFLLVEGNICRYTTFVVSGCLKGFTVDKNGFEHILNFAPPGWWIADMYSLYTQQPGTLNIQAPGVTEVLQLSKINQEKLYHDIPKFERFFRILTENSLVAYQQRVLDSLSLSAEERYQNFCKKYPSLVSTLPQKEIASYIGVTPEFFSKMRSRLLKGK, from the coding sequence ATGGAACTGATTTTACAAAATATTGCCAAACACATCCAACTGAATGAGGCGGAGTCCCATGCATTCATGGAACTGTTAGAGCGGAGAACCCTCAAGCCAAAGCAGTTCCTTTTGGTAGAAGGCAACATCTGCAGGTACACCACTTTTGTAGTCAGTGGCTGTTTAAAGGGGTTCACGGTAGATAAAAACGGGTTTGAGCACATCCTCAACTTTGCTCCGCCCGGATGGTGGATCGCCGACATGTACAGCTTGTATACCCAACAACCGGGAACGCTGAATATTCAGGCACCTGGGGTCACGGAAGTACTCCAGTTGTCCAAAATCAACCAGGAGAAGCTCTACCACGACATCCCTAAATTTGAACGTTTTTTTCGCATTCTCACCGAAAACTCCCTCGTAGCTTACCAACAGCGGGTACTGGATAGCCTGAGTTTGAGCGCCGAAGAACGGTATCAAAATTTTTGCAAAAAATACCCATCCCTGGTCTCTACCCTGCCGCAAAAAGAAATCGCCTCGTACATTGGCGTTACCCCCGAGTTTTTTAGCAAAATGCGTTCTCGCTTGCTCAAAGGCAAATAG
- a CDS encoding RNA polymerase sigma factor — protein MENHNLADILKGCRRKERAAQKELYRQFYGYAMSVSLRYCDNEDEAIEVANDAFLKVFLNIQRYDADLPFKPWFRRILINTAINHIKKKQKLKISTLMDTEYNIPDTEEILARLGFQELMALVRSLSTAYRTVFNLYVLDGFTHEEISQELGISVGTSKSNLSKARERLRQLIIQQMQQ, from the coding sequence ATGGAGAACCATAATTTGGCTGACATTCTGAAGGGGTGCCGTCGCAAGGAGCGCGCTGCCCAGAAAGAGCTGTATCGGCAATTTTATGGATACGCCATGTCGGTATCCTTGCGCTACTGCGATAACGAAGATGAGGCGATCGAGGTAGCCAATGATGCCTTTTTAAAGGTATTCCTCAACATCCAGCGCTATGACGCGGATCTGCCGTTTAAGCCATGGTTCCGGCGGATTTTGATCAATACGGCCATCAATCACATCAAAAAGAAGCAGAAACTCAAAATAAGCACACTGATGGACACTGAATATAATATTCCTGATACCGAAGAGATTCTGGCTAGACTCGGGTTTCAGGAACTAATGGCTTTGGTGCGATCGCTGTCAACAGCTTATCGCACTGTGTTCAATTTATACGTACTGGATGGGTTTACCCACGAAGAAATTTCCCAGGAGTTGGGCATTTCGGTAGGTACTTCCAAATCCAATTTGTCCAAAGCACGCGAGCGATTGCGACAACTGATTATACAGCAAATGCAGCAATAG
- a CDS encoding GNAT family N-acetyltransferase produces MIEIIEATEFHHPIIRSIAYRTWPDTFEAILSTDQILYMLEQMYSLAALREQTQVKGHQFILAKEGLEYLGFASIEKNYQDQQHTKIHKIYILPEAQGKGIGKALFEEMTQRARTANNDKLLLNVNRDNKATHFYGKIGFQTVGTEDIDIGNGYFMNDYVMEKNIIPSI; encoded by the coding sequence ATGATCGAAATCATCGAGGCTACCGAATTTCACCATCCGATCATTCGGAGCATTGCCTATCGAACCTGGCCCGATACTTTTGAGGCCATCCTGTCCACGGATCAAATCCTGTACATGCTCGAACAGATGTATAGCCTGGCGGCTTTGCGTGAACAAACCCAGGTGAAGGGACATCAGTTTATTCTGGCCAAAGAGGGCTTGGAATACCTGGGTTTTGCTTCGATTGAAAAAAATTATCAGGATCAGCAACATACCAAAATCCATAAAATCTACATTCTCCCTGAAGCCCAGGGGAAAGGCATCGGCAAAGCACTTTTTGAGGAAATGACCCAACGCGCACGCACGGCCAACAATGACAAGCTGCTACTCAATGTCAATCGAGACAATAAAGCCACCCATTTCTACGGAAAGATTGGGTTCCAGACCGTCGGTACGGAAGACATCGACATTGGCAATGGCTATTTTATGAATGATTACGTCATGGAAAAAAACATCATCCCATCAATATGA
- the ltrA gene encoding group II intron reverse transcriptase/maturase, giving the protein MEDQSKLRNKYHQKDGAEGELPLFGKKKWEMSDAERVFSLQCKLYQKAKQDKGYKFYVLYDKVFQKHMLSVAWKAVKANQGSPGIDGISINDIEQGGVENYLEELGEELRTKRYRAQAVKRVMIPKANGGERPLGIPTVRDRIVQTACKLLIEPIFEADFEESSYGFRPERSSGDALGAIKGYLQEGKSEVLDADLSKYFDTIPHDKLLIGLKERISDGRILDLIGQWLKAPIYEDGQFKGGKKNKVGTPQGGVISPLLANIYLNLLDRIVNNPKSLFYQGGVKIVRYADDFVLMGKQIGEQVKEQLKSLLSRMGLSLNEQKTRTVEAKAESFDFLGFTIRYDKDLWDRNKRYWNIIPSQKSEQKIRDKIDTYLEAHGHYKGEQVSEDLNKLLRGWLNYFDIKGVSYPAVSKRRLRHYLQERLNRYYNRKSQRKCRLYGQRAFEALVEKYGLIDPTKYTSGGVRL; this is encoded by the coding sequence ATGGAAGACCAGTCAAAATTGAGAAACAAGTATCATCAGAAAGACGGAGCGGAGGGAGAACTGCCACTATTCGGGAAGAAGAAATGGGAGATGAGCGATGCGGAAAGGGTATTTTCGTTACAATGCAAGCTATACCAAAAAGCCAAGCAGGACAAGGGGTATAAGTTTTACGTGCTATACGACAAGGTGTTTCAAAAACATATGTTGAGCGTTGCGTGGAAGGCAGTAAAAGCCAACCAAGGCTCCCCCGGCATAGACGGGATCAGCATAAATGATATTGAGCAAGGCGGCGTGGAGAACTATTTGGAGGAACTAGGGGAAGAACTAAGGACGAAACGCTACCGGGCGCAAGCAGTAAAACGGGTAATGATCCCGAAAGCGAACGGAGGAGAACGGCCATTAGGGATACCGACAGTTAGAGACCGGATAGTACAGACAGCATGTAAACTACTAATAGAACCGATCTTTGAAGCGGACTTTGAGGAAAGTTCCTATGGGTTCCGGCCAGAACGCAGTTCTGGGGATGCACTAGGAGCGATCAAGGGTTATCTACAGGAAGGGAAGAGTGAAGTATTGGATGCGGACTTGAGTAAATACTTTGATACGATACCACACGATAAACTGCTGATTGGGCTAAAAGAGCGGATCAGTGACGGACGGATATTGGACTTAATCGGTCAATGGTTGAAAGCGCCGATATACGAGGATGGACAGTTTAAAGGGGGTAAGAAGAACAAAGTAGGGACACCACAAGGGGGCGTGATCTCGCCCTTACTGGCCAATATATACCTGAACCTATTAGATCGGATCGTGAACAATCCGAAGAGTTTGTTTTACCAAGGTGGAGTGAAGATAGTACGGTATGCAGATGATTTTGTGTTAATGGGCAAACAGATCGGAGAACAGGTGAAGGAGCAGCTCAAAAGCTTGCTAAGTCGAATGGGATTAAGCTTGAATGAGCAGAAAACCCGAACGGTTGAAGCAAAAGCGGAGAGCTTTGACTTTTTAGGGTTCACCATCCGCTACGACAAGGATTTATGGGATCGTAACAAACGCTACTGGAACATCATTCCAAGTCAGAAATCGGAGCAAAAGATCCGAGACAAGATTGATACATATCTTGAAGCACATGGTCACTACAAGGGAGAACAAGTGAGCGAAGACCTGAATAAGCTATTACGGGGATGGTTGAACTACTTTGACATCAAAGGGGTGAGCTATCCAGCGGTGAGCAAAAGACGGTTACGGCACTACCTGCAAGAGCGACTGAACCGTTACTATAACCGCAAGAGTCAACGGAAGTGTAGGCTTTATGGACAAAGAGCCTTTGAGGCATTAGTCGAAAAGTATGGACTAATCGACCCGACGAAATACACTTCCGGAGGAGTTCGCCTGTGA